From the Lates calcarifer isolate ASB-BC8 unplaced genomic scaffold, TLL_Latcal_v3 _unitig_5844_quiver_765, whole genome shotgun sequence genome, one window contains:
- the LOC108877139 gene encoding cornifelin homolog B: MSRRVVQVQPEGRVHEASQWSTGLCECHKDIGDCCFALCCLPVFTCKVTSAVGACPCLPLLDCIGCVPPASLAMRASVRERYGIQGSVWSDCLYGCCCYPLSWLQISRELKRRAASHASTSSSPARYTALTSLQGAHLV, translated from the exons ATGTCTCGGCGGGTGGTCCAGGTCCAGCCGGAGGGCAGGGTTCATGAGGCTAGTCAGTGGAGCACTGGCCTGTGTGAGTGCCATAAAGACATAGGGGATT gctgcTTTGCCCTGTGCTGCCTCCCAGTGTTTACCTGTAAAGTGACCAGTGCAGTTGGTGCTTGTCCCTGCCTGCCTCTGCTGGACTGTATCGGCTGTGTACCGCCGGCCTCTCTCGCCATGAGGGCATCTGTCAGAGAACGATATGGCATACAG GGGAGTGTGTGGAGCGACTGCCTATacggctgctgctgctatccTCTATCTTGGCTCCAGATCTCCAGAGAGCTGAAGAGAAGAGCAGCATCCCacgcctccacctcctcctcaccagcCAGATACACCGCCCTGACCTCCCTGCAGGGGGCGCACTTGGTCTAG